A DNA window from Ranitomeya imitator isolate aRanImi1 chromosome 2, aRanImi1.pri, whole genome shotgun sequence contains the following coding sequences:
- the INPP5F gene encoding phosphatidylinositide phosphatase SAC2 isoform X4, with the protein MQMRIRMIPLHCDGPSDICIEGDFTRTGERKLAGVMKDGVNSANRYYINRFKDAYRQAVIDLMQGIPVTEDLYSIFTKEKEHEALERQSQRSHQELINQLLQNYMQMLLPDDEKFHGGWALIDCDPSLIDATHKDVDVLLLLSNCAYYVAYYDDEVDKVSQYQRLNLEDLEKIEIGPEPTFFGKPKFSCMRLHYKYQGNGGYFHTLRAVTRSLDEDGKDTLLCIAEMLRITKQALGSDVFIFEKKLERKSSKPHVEIMGIRSRGPKLGINTVGLAQSKNFLMSKFSSLNQKVKQTNIGSLRKLGTLNKAEVKGFLKPNLQVSLWKSDSSLENPGSDGKVHIESDLDLSSDSDSYHSDDYIPKSDIEGQIIGSLENIGQVDYVLPSCGIIASVPRLGSRSQSITSAEINVHIPAQIQVTKCEASPEENVLIDFGTPIDVYCHQFVQDAQTKDSLTHSDEKEKVDHLPLSSNSGHASPSMKASEADLLNRPSQLDVSGNDPVPHMLSVDPAPASVSGRSSPGSGSAASPADSSSSRAVSPFAKIRSSVVQVANITHAGLAQGINFAVAKVQKSPDPETIVVAQKNDFKEMFTQCQTRIIQI; encoded by the exons atgcaaatgagaataaggatgatccctctacactgtgacggcccttcagatatttgtattgAG GGGGACTTCACACGAACTGGTGAAAGAAAGTTGGCCGGGGTGATGAAAGATGGCGTGAACTCTGCAAACCGTTACTACATTAACCGCTTCAAGGATGCCTACCGGCAGGCGGTCATTG ATCTTATGCAGGGCATCCCGGTGACCGAAGATCTTTATTCCATCTTCACAAAAGAGAAGGAGCACGAAGCATTAGAGCGGCAGAGTCAGAGGAGCCACCAGGAGCTGATCAATCAGTTGCTCCAGAACTACATGCAGATGCTGCTGCCAGATGACGAGAAGTTCCACGGAGGATGGGCGCTCATAGATTGCGACCCCAG TCTCATTGATGCAACTCATAAAGATGTAGATGTCCTGCTGCTGCTCTCCAACTGCGCATATTATGTGGCTTA TTACGATGATGAGGTCGATAAGGTGAGTCAGTACCAGCGGCTGAACCTGGAAGATCTGGAGAAGATAGAGATCG GTCCGGAACCCACCTTTTTTGGGAAGCCCAAGTTCTCATGTATGCGCCTTCACTATAAGTACCAGGGAAATGGAGGCTACTTCCACACCCTGCGAGCCGTGACGCGGAGCCTGGATGAGGATGGGAAAG ATACGCTGTTGTGTATAGCAGAAATGCTGCGGATCACAAAACAAGCCCTTGGATCAGATGTTTTCATCTTTGAGAAGAAGCTAGAGAG gaaaaGCAGCAAACCTCATGTGGAAATAATGGGTATACGCTCCAGAGGGCCAAAGTTGGGGATCAACACTGTGGGCCTTGCTCAGAGCAAAAACTTCCTGATGAGTAAATTCTCCTCCCTCAACCAGAAGGTCAAACAGACAAACATTGGAAGTTTACGAAAGTTAGGAACCTTAAACAAGGCAGAAGTGAAAGGCTTCCTGAAACCAAACCTGCAGGTCAGTCTGTGGAAGTCTGATAGCAGCTTGGAAAATCCTGGCAGCGATGGTAAAGTGCACATAGAATCGGACCTGGACCTTTCTTCGGACAGTGACTCTTACCATTCCGATGACTACATTCCCAAGTCTGACATAGAAGGGCAAATCATTGGCTCTTTGGAGAACATTGGTCAAGTAGATTATGTCCTTCCCAGTTGTGGAATCATTGCCTCAGTCCCTCGTCTGGGGAGCCGCTCCCAGTCAATCACCAGTGCTGAGATTAATGTTCACATTCCTGCCCAGATCCAGGTCACTAAGTGTGAAGCCTCCCCTGAAGAAAATGTCCTCATAGATTTTGGGACCCCTATTGATGTTTACTGTCATCAGTTTGTTCAAGATGCTCAGACCAAAGACAGTCTTACACACAGTGACGAGAAAGAGAAGGTGGATCATCTCCCCCTGAGCAGTAATTCTGGGCATGCCTCACCCTCCATGAAGGCATCTGAAGCAGATCTACTTAACCGGCCATCTCAGCTTGATGTGTCTGGAAATGACCCTGTTCCACATATGTTGTCTGTAGATCCAGCTCCTGCCTCTGTTTCTGGAAGATCAAGTCCTGGTTCCGGTTCTGCAGCCTCTCCAGCTGATAGCAGCAGTAGTCGAGCTGTCTCTCCATTCGCCAAGATTCGTAGTTCAGTAGTCCAGGTGGCGAATATAACTCATGCTGGACTGGCTCAAGGAATTAACTTTGCTGTGGCGAAAGTACAGAAGTCTCCAGATCCTGAAACCATTGTGGTTGCACAGAAAAATGATTTTAAAGAAATGTTCACCCAGTGTCAAACACGCATCATCCAGATCTGA
- the INPP5F gene encoding phosphatidylinositide phosphatase SAC2 isoform X3, whose translation MMWANNGDAISRQYAGTAALKGDFTRTGERKLAGVMKDGVNSANRYYINRFKDAYRQAVIDLMQGIPVTEDLYSIFTKEKEHEALERQSQRSHQELINQLLQNYMQMLLPDDEKFHGGWALIDCDPSLIDATHKDVDVLLLLSNCAYYVAYYDDEVDKVSQYQRLNLEDLEKIEIGPEPTFFGKPKFSCMRLHYKYQGNGGYFHTLRAVTRSLDEDGKDTLLCIAEMLRITKQALGSDVFIFEKKLERKSSKPHVEIMGIRSRGPKLGINTVGLAQSKNFLMSKFSSLNQKVKQTNIGSLRKLGTLNKAEVKGFLKPNLQVSLWKSDSSLENPGSDGKVHIESDLDLSSDSDSYHSDDYIPKSDIEGQIIGSLENIGQVDYVLPSCGIIASVPRLGSRSQSITSAEINVHIPAQIQVTKCEASPEENVLIDFGTPIDVYCHQFVQDAQTKDSLTHSDEKEKVDHLPLSSNSGHASPSMKASEADLLNRPSQLDVSGNDPVPHMLSVDPAPASVSGRSSPGSGSAASPADSSSSRAVSPFAKIRSSVVQVANITHAGLAQGINFAVAKVQKSPDPETIVVAQKNDFKEMFTQCQTRIIQI comes from the exons GGGGACTTCACACGAACTGGTGAAAGAAAGTTGGCCGGGGTGATGAAAGATGGCGTGAACTCTGCAAACCGTTACTACATTAACCGCTTCAAGGATGCCTACCGGCAGGCGGTCATTG ATCTTATGCAGGGCATCCCGGTGACCGAAGATCTTTATTCCATCTTCACAAAAGAGAAGGAGCACGAAGCATTAGAGCGGCAGAGTCAGAGGAGCCACCAGGAGCTGATCAATCAGTTGCTCCAGAACTACATGCAGATGCTGCTGCCAGATGACGAGAAGTTCCACGGAGGATGGGCGCTCATAGATTGCGACCCCAG TCTCATTGATGCAACTCATAAAGATGTAGATGTCCTGCTGCTGCTCTCCAACTGCGCATATTATGTGGCTTA TTACGATGATGAGGTCGATAAGGTGAGTCAGTACCAGCGGCTGAACCTGGAAGATCTGGAGAAGATAGAGATCG GTCCGGAACCCACCTTTTTTGGGAAGCCCAAGTTCTCATGTATGCGCCTTCACTATAAGTACCAGGGAAATGGAGGCTACTTCCACACCCTGCGAGCCGTGACGCGGAGCCTGGATGAGGATGGGAAAG ATACGCTGTTGTGTATAGCAGAAATGCTGCGGATCACAAAACAAGCCCTTGGATCAGATGTTTTCATCTTTGAGAAGAAGCTAGAGAG gaaaaGCAGCAAACCTCATGTGGAAATAATGGGTATACGCTCCAGAGGGCCAAAGTTGGGGATCAACACTGTGGGCCTTGCTCAGAGCAAAAACTTCCTGATGAGTAAATTCTCCTCCCTCAACCAGAAGGTCAAACAGACAAACATTGGAAGTTTACGAAAGTTAGGAACCTTAAACAAGGCAGAAGTGAAAGGCTTCCTGAAACCAAACCTGCAGGTCAGTCTGTGGAAGTCTGATAGCAGCTTGGAAAATCCTGGCAGCGATGGTAAAGTGCACATAGAATCGGACCTGGACCTTTCTTCGGACAGTGACTCTTACCATTCCGATGACTACATTCCCAAGTCTGACATAGAAGGGCAAATCATTGGCTCTTTGGAGAACATTGGTCAAGTAGATTATGTCCTTCCCAGTTGTGGAATCATTGCCTCAGTCCCTCGTCTGGGGAGCCGCTCCCAGTCAATCACCAGTGCTGAGATTAATGTTCACATTCCTGCCCAGATCCAGGTCACTAAGTGTGAAGCCTCCCCTGAAGAAAATGTCCTCATAGATTTTGGGACCCCTATTGATGTTTACTGTCATCAGTTTGTTCAAGATGCTCAGACCAAAGACAGTCTTACACACAGTGACGAGAAAGAGAAGGTGGATCATCTCCCCCTGAGCAGTAATTCTGGGCATGCCTCACCCTCCATGAAGGCATCTGAAGCAGATCTACTTAACCGGCCATCTCAGCTTGATGTGTCTGGAAATGACCCTGTTCCACATATGTTGTCTGTAGATCCAGCTCCTGCCTCTGTTTCTGGAAGATCAAGTCCTGGTTCCGGTTCTGCAGCCTCTCCAGCTGATAGCAGCAGTAGTCGAGCTGTCTCTCCATTCGCCAAGATTCGTAGTTCAGTAGTCCAGGTGGCGAATATAACTCATGCTGGACTGGCTCAAGGAATTAACTTTGCTGTGGCGAAAGTACAGAAGTCTCCAGATCCTGAAACCATTGTGGTTGCACAGAAAAATGATTTTAAAGAAATGTTCACCCAGTGTCAAACACGCATCATCCAGATCTGA